A section of the Bombus terrestris chromosome 2, iyBomTerr1.2, whole genome shotgun sequence genome encodes:
- the LOC100647057 gene encoding uncharacterized protein LOC100647057, with the protein MTTEVVIIEGDSKRNSDYSLQLNRWFLKPIGAWPSSPTTTRLEKIVSFTLNIVCFSTLILTAIPSLLVIILEDQTFNFKLKTFGFVNHWFVSSFNYAVLLMHNKDIRKCVSYIEADWQTVTREEDQHVMLKNARIGRYIAAFTAIFVQSSVLCFCFVTALNTVEIRIANETRILHVLPCAVYKKLVNVDEIPTNELMLFFQIWSTVIANFSTIGIFSLAAVLTAHACGQLNVITLWIVEFVNETRVEKKTGGFIQIGVIVERHLRTLK; encoded by the coding sequence ATGACGACCGAAGTAGTGATCATAGAAGGTGACAGCAAGAGAAATAGTGACTATAGTCTTCAATTGAATCGGTGGTTCTTAAAACCGATCGGCGCTTGGCCATCGTCTCCCACTACGACAAGACTCGAAAAGATCGTTTCATTTACTTTAAACATCGTTTGCTTTAGCACCTTAATTCTTACCGCGATTCCTAGTTTACTAGTAATAATTCTGGAAGACCAGACGTTCAACTTCAAATTGAAGACCTTCGGTTTTGTGAATCATTGGTTCGTCAGCAGCTTTAATTACGCGGTTTTATTAATGCACAACAAAGACATACGAAAGTGCGTGTCATACATAGAAGCTGACTGGCAAACAGTGACCAGAGAGGAAGATCAACACGTGATGTTGAAAAACGCGAGAATCGGTCGTTACATAGCGGCGTTCACCGCTATTTTTGTGCAATCAAGCGTCTTGTGCTTTTGTTTTGTGACAGCATTAAATACAGTCGAGATTCGAATTGCGAACGAGACGAGAATTTTACATGTGCTACCTTGTGCAGTATACAAGAAGCTGGTGAACGTCGACGAAATTCCAACAAACGAATTGatgcttttcttccaaatttgGTCTACTGTTATCGCAAATTTTAGTACAATTGGGATCTTTAGTCTCGCAGCAGTTCTAACCGCTCACGCATGCGGTCAGCtaaatgttattacgttatggaTCGTTGAATTCGTCAATGAAACCAGAGTAGAGAAAAAAACTGGTGGTTTTATACAGATTGGAGTAATCGTGGAACGACATCTGAGGACATTGAAGTAA
- the LOC100647176 gene encoding uncharacterized protein LOC100647176 has protein sequence MVDMSSEPPISNAFYAHDYEYSIQVNRWLMQPIGAWPKLTKTNRTQRLLTKLLNFICHSLIIFTIVPCILYIVYEAESSKTRMKIIGPVSHWLMGELNYCCLLSKTDDIIRCIKHVERDWQVVENASSREMMLKYAKVGRFIAFIAAFCMHSGVLAFNVTKGFKKMMFLVGNDSYFMYPLPCPIYTNLLDARFSPANEIVFVLQILSGLIVTSVTVGACGLAAVLTMHASGQLNMVVARLDNLVDTKIEEKQEAQTVAQKKLGIIVEHHLRTLSLIASIEKVMNMICLVELVGCTINMCMIKYYFLTHQNTGPRLIRCLFYLIRISIHMFTYVSISQEKSKDMRIVYAIVYASMVFNIFIFCYIGEIVIEQVRKVGKKVYMTEWYRLPHKTALGLVLVISRSSMVVKITAGKFVQISITTFGIVFKTSFAYLNMIRTML, from the exons ATGGTGGACATGTCCAGCGaaccaccgatatccaacgctTTTTACGCTCATGATTACGAATACAGCATCCAAGTGAATCGTTGGCTAATGCAACCAATAGGAGCATGGCCAAAGCTTACTAAGACAAACAGAACGCAAAGATTATTAACAAAATTGTTGAACTTTATCTGCCACTCGTTGATCATTTTCACAATCGTACCTTGCATATTGTACATTGTGTATGAAGCCGAAAGCTCGAAGACGAGGATGAAGATCATTGGTCCAGTGAGTCATTGGCTGATGGGAGAACTGAATTACTGTTGTCTTTTGTCGAAAACCGACGACATAATCCGTTGCATAAAACACGTGGAACGCGACTGGCAGGTCGTTGAAAATGCCAGCAGTCGTGAAATGATGCTCAAGTACGCGAAGGTCGGACGTTTCATCGCTTTCATAGCTGCATTCTGTATGCACAGTGGCGTTCTGGCCTTCAACGTAACTAAAGGCTTTAAGAAGATGATGTTTCTTGTTGGGAATGACAGTTATTTTATGTATCCGTTACCTTGTCCGATTTACACGAATCTATTGGACGCTAGATTTAGTCCGGCGAATGAGATCGTGTTTGTCCTGCAGATCCTTTCTGGCCTCATCGTGACGTCTGTCACGGTGGGAGCTTGTGGTTTGGCAGCTGTTCTAACGATGCATGCAAGTGGTCAATTGAATATGGTGGTGGCCAGGTTGGATAATTTGGTGGATACGAAAATCGAGGAGAAACAGGAAGCACAGACGGTCGCTCAGAAGAAACTTGGTATTATCGTTGAACATCACCTGCGAACATTAAG TCTCATAGCCTCGATAGAAAAAGTTATGAACATGATATGTCTCGTTGAGTTGGTGGGATGTACGATAAACATGTGCatgatcaaatattattttctcacG cATCAAAATACAGGACCGCGACTCATACGTTGTCTTTTCTACTTAATTCGCATATCTATACATATGTTTACATATGTTTCAATTTCACAGGAAAAATCGAAAGATATGAGAATTGTATATGCTATCGTGTATGCATCCATggtatttaatatattcatattttgttaCATCGGAGAAATAGTTATTGAACAGGTAAGAAA AGTTGGGAAAAAGGTGTATATGACTGAATGGTACCGATTACCTCACAAAACTGCTCTCGGTTTAGTCCTGGTTATTTCAAGATCGAGTATGGTGGTCAAAATTACTGCTGGAAAATTCGTACAAATATCTATCACGACCTTTGGCATC GTGTTTAAAACTTCTTTCGCGTACCTCAACATGATCCGCACGATGTTATAA
- the LOC100647289 gene encoding uncharacterized protein LOC100647289 encodes MMNETVIVESDSKSNSDYSLQLNRWFLQSIGAWPSSPSTTRLEKIVSFILNIVCLSIVILTVIPSLLLMILGDESFNFKLKMFGYVSHWIFSGINYTALLTQGKNIRQCIEHIEADWRTVTREEDKNVMLKNAKLGRYIAGFSVIFVQGSVLCFFFVTALNTVEIQIGNETRVLHLLPCAVYKKLVNVDDSLTNEIMLLLQMWSTIIANSSTSGIFGLSAVLAAHSCGQLNVIMVWITEFVNKARERKKTGSFIEIGMIVERHLRTLK; translated from the coding sequence ATGATGAACGAAACAGTGATAGTAGAAAGTGACAGCAAGAGCAACAGTGATTACAGTCTTCAATTGAATCGATGGTTCTTACAATCAATCGGCGCTTGGCCATCGTCTCCTTCCACGACAAGACTCGAAAAGATCGTTTCATTCATTTTAAACATCGTTTGCCTAAGCATTGTAATTCTCACTGTGATTCCTAGTTTACTGCTAATGATTCTAGGAGACGAAAGCTTTAACTTCAAATTGAAGATGTTCGGTTATGTGAGCCATTGGATCTTCAGCGGCATTAATTACACAGCTTTGTTAACACAAGGCAAAAATATACGACAGTGCATAGAACATATAGAAGCTGACTGGCGAACAGTGACCAGAGAGGAGGATAAAAACGTGATGCTGAAGAACGCGAAATTAGGCCGCTACATAGCGGGTTTTTCCGTCATTTTTGTGCAGGGTAGCGTTTTGTGCTTCTTTTTTGTGACAGCATTAAATACGGTGGAGATACAAATTGGAAACGAGACGAGGGTCTTACACCTGTTACCTTGCGCAGTATACAAGAAGCTGGTGAACGTCGACGATAGTCTAACAAACGAAATCATGCTTCTCTTGCAAATGTGGTCCACTATTATCGCAAATTCTAGTACAAGTGGGATTTTTGGTCTGTCAGCTGTGCTAGCTGCACACTCGTGCGGTCAATTGAACGTAATTATGGTATGGATCACCGAATTTGTTAATAAGGccagagaaaggaagaaaactgGCAGTTTTATCGAAATTGGAATGATCGTGGAACGACACCTCCGGACATTGAAGTAA
- the LOC100645744 gene encoding uncharacterized protein LOC100645744, protein MTNKTVAIKIDFDGRSDYSLQLNRWFLKPIGAWPSFPSTSRLERIISFVLIVICYIILICTIIPCLLHIILENESFRIKLRLIGPASYLCVGSINYTTLLLRGKDIRCCVEHMQADWRTVKREKDQQVMLKSAKFGRYVTASTAAFMQGGVFCYCFMTALSTEVIQVGNETRIVHQLPYVTYKELIDINESPTNEIILFMQFLTGFIVSSSTLGILSITVVLIAHACGQLNVVMTWITEFVNESRKEKIAPFENIGIIVERHLRTLRYSVLNRSYMSLFVFL, encoded by the coding sequence ATGACGAACAAAACTGTAGCTATAAAGATCGACTTTGATGGTCGTAGCGACTACAGTCTTCAATTAAATCGCTGGTTCTTAAAACCGATCGGTGCGTGGCCTTCTTTTCCCTCTACTTCGAGACTCGAAAGAATCATATCCTTCGTTTTAATCGTCATCTGCTATATCATTTTAATCTGCACTATAATCCCCTGTTTACTCCACATAATCCTGGAAAATGAAAGTTTTCGTATTAAACTAAGGCTGATTGGACCTGCGAGTTATTTGTGCGTTGGTAGCATCAATTATACTACTCTGTTATTACGAGGTAAAGATATACGATGTTGCGTCGAGCATATGCAAGCAGACTGGAGAACAGTGAAAAGGGAAAAGGATCAACAAGTGATGCTGAAGAGCGCGAAATTTGGTCGCTATGTGACGGCTTCAACAGCGGCCTTCATGCAAGGTGGTGTTTTTTGTTATTGTTTCATGACAGCGTTGAGCACAGAGGTAATCCAAGTAGGTAATGAAACGAGGATCGTGCACCAGTTGCCATATGTGACATACAAAGAATTGATAGATATCAATGAAAGTCCTACGAATGAGATTATTCTCTTTATGCAATTTTTAACTGGGTTCATCGTAAGTTCTAGTACACTAGGGATTCTCAGTATAACGGTTGTTCTAATTGCTCACGCGTGTGGCCAGTTGAATGTTGTTATGACATGGATCACAGAATTTGTAAATGAatcgagaaaagagaaaatagctCCATTTGAGAACATAGGGATTATCGTGGAACGTCATCTGAGAACGCTGAGgtattctgttttaaatcgtTCTTATATGTCCttgtttgtatttttgtaa
- the LOC100645979 gene encoding uncharacterized protein LOC100645979 encodes MVVLLNPSTHSWDKDWMYSIQINRWLLKSIGVWPISLCITPTEKSNSIILTLISSFLISFLLVPCALCTLLVKTDDPEAKIKMVGVLSFCVMAAIKYYILASRGVMIGKCIENIRSDWDRIHAQLRQEDREIMKENAKIGRSLAIFCAGFMYSGGFFYTTVMPLCTERTEIIDNETVRTQAFPIYRGLLDPRTSPSFEIVQFMQCLAGFVIYSVTVGACSLAAVFVMHVCGQFGILVKKLQRLVGSLEEEKNLNVHEQRLGDIVEHHLHILGFISQIEDLLNEICFVELIGCTVNICFLAYHLLTVMKAEWEQNDTIGTLTYCTLLISFTFNIFILCYIGEILSEQCRNISISAYMIDWYRLPQKKALGLILIFAVANSSTKLTAGKIVELSLASFCSVLKSAFAYLSLLRTLTI; translated from the exons ATGGTCGTCCTTCTAAATCCATCTACCCATTCATGGGACAAAGATTGGATGTATAGCATCCAGATAAATCGTTGGTTACTCAAGTCAATCGGAGTCTGGCCTATCTCCCTGTGTATCACACCAACAGAAAAGAGCAACTCTATCATCCTCACCTTGATTAGCTCCTTTCTAATAAGTTTCCTCCTGGTACCTTGCGCTCTCTGCACTCTTCTCGTCAAAACAGACGATCCCGAAGCAAAGATCAAAATGGTCGGTGTGCTCAGCTTCTGCGTGATGGCtgcaattaaatattacatcCTCGCCTCTCGTGGTGTCATGATTGGAAAATGTATCGAGAATATTCGCTCAGACTGGGATCGTATTCACGCGCAACTGCGACAAGAAGACAGAGAAATTATGAAAGAGAATGCAAAAATTGGGAGATCTTTGGCGATCTTTTGCGCTGGCTTCATGTATTCTGGCGGATTTTTCTATACCACCGTGATGCCACTATGCACCGAACGCACGGAAATCATCGACAACGAAACCGTGAGGACACAAGCGTTTCCCATTTACCGCGGTCTTCTGGATCCACGGACAAGTCCCTCGTTTGAAATCGTGCAGTTCATGCAATGTTTGGCTGGATTTGTGATATATTCAGTAACTGTCGGTGCTTGTAGCTTGGCTGCTGTATTCGTCATGCACGTCTGCGGACAGTTTGGAATCCTCGTGAAAAAGCTTCAAAGACTTGTCGGTAGtctggaagaagaaaaaaacttGAACGTTCATGAACAACGATTAGGCGATATTGTAGAACATCATTTACACATACTAGG ttttatatctCAGATAGAAGACCTTCTTAACGAGATATGTTTCGTGGAACTAATAGGCTGTACGGTGAATATTTGTTTCCTTGCATATCATTTACTCACGGTAATGAA GGCC GAATGGGAGCAAAATGACACTATAGGAACATTGACTTATTGCACATTGCTCATATCATTTACGTTCAATATTTTCATCCTGTGCTACATTGGGGAAATTTTATCTGAACAG TGTAGGAACATTAGTATATCGGCCTATATGATCGATTGGTATCGTTTGCCACAAAAGAAGGCACTGGGACTGATTTTAATATTCGCCGTTGCAAACTCTTCCACGAAATTAACAGCTGGAAAAATCGTCGAATTATCCTTAGCCAGTTTCTGCAGC GTGTTAAAGTCCGCATTCGCATATTTGAGTCTGCTTCGTACTCTCACTATATGA
- the LOC100646332 gene encoding odorant receptor 67a-like, whose product MVVLLNPSTHSWDKDWMYSIQINRWLLKSIGVWPISLCITPTEKINSIILTLISSFLISFLLVPCALCTLLDKTGDLDTKIKMIGPLSFCVMAAIKYYILVSRGAKIGKCIENIRSDWDRIHAQLRQEDREIMKENARIGRSLAIFCAGFMYSGGFFYTTVMPLCTERTEIIDNETVRSQAFPIYRGLLDPRTSPSFEIVQLMQCLAGFVIYSVTVGACSLAAVFVMHVCGQFGILVKKLQRLVGSLEEEKNLNVHEQRLGDIVEHHLHILGFISQIEDLLNEICFVELIGCTMNICFLGYYLLTEWEQSETIGTLTYCTLLISFTFNIFILCYIGEILSEQCRNISLSAYMIDWYRLPQKKALGLILIFAVANTSTKLTAGKLVELSLASFCSVLKSAFAYLSLLRTLTT is encoded by the exons ATGGTCGTCCTTCTAAATCCATCTACCCATTCATGGGACAAAGATTGGATGTATAGCATCCAGATAAATCGTTGGTTACTCAAGTCAATCGGAGTCTGGCCTATCTCCCTGTGTATCACACCAACAGAAAAGATCAATTCCATAATCCTCACCTTAATTAGCTCCTTTCTAATAAGTTTCCTCCTGGTACCTTGCGCTCTCTGCACTCTTCTCGACAAAACAGGCGATCTCGACACCAAGATCAAAATGATCGGTCCGCTCAGTTTCTGCGTGATGGCTgcgattaaatattatatccTCGTCTCTCGTGGTGCCAAGATTGGAAAATGTATCGAGAATATTCGCTCAGACTGGGATCGTATTCACGCGCAACTGCGACAAGAAGACAGAGAAATTATGAAAGAGAATGCAAGAATTGGGAGATCTTTGGCGATCTTTTGCGCTGGCTTCATGTATTCTGGTGGATTTTTCTATACCACCGTGATGCCATTATGCACCGAACGCACGGAAATCATCGACAACGAAACCGTGAGGTCACAAGCGTTTCCTATTTACCGCGGTCTTCTGGATCCACGGACTAGTCCCTCGTTTGAAATCGTGCAGCTCATGCAATGTTTGGCTGGATTTGTGATATATTCAGTAACTGTCGGTGCTTGTAGCTTGGCTGCTGTATTCGTTATGCACGTGTGCGGACAATTTGGAATCCTCGTGAAAAAGCTTCAAAGACTTGTCGGTAGtctggaagaagaaaaaaacttGAACGTCCATGAACAACGATTAGGCGATATTGTAGAACATCATTTACATATACTAGG ttttatatctCAGATAGAAGACCTCCTTAACGAAATATGTTTCGTGGAACTAATAGGCTGTACGATGAATATTTGTTTCCTTGGATATTATTTACTCACG GAATGGGAGCAAAGTGAAACTATAGGAACATTGACTTATTGCACATTGCTCATATCATTTACGTTCAATATTTTCATCCTGTGCTACATTGGGGAAATTTTATCTGAACAG TGTAGGAACATTAGTCTATCGGCCTATATGATCGATTGGTATCGTTTGCCACAAAAGAAGGCACTGGGACTGATTTTAATATTCGCCGTTGCAAACACTTCCACGAAATTAACAGCTGGAAAACTCGTCGAATTATCCTTAGCCAGTTTCTGCAGC GTGTTAAAGTCCGCATTCGCATATTTGAGTCTGCTTCGTACTCTCACTACATGA
- the LOC100647410 gene encoding odorant receptor 22c-like: protein MTDDPVTVERKFGSLSEYSIQVNRWILKPIGAWPSSNSTTNREKFISWILNEICWCFSLFTIIPGVLNILLEKEDLYLKLKMFGPLSHWCVGGFNYAVLLLRQGDIHYCIKHIRTDWKTITRLEDQRVMLKNAKLGRYIACFCAAFMHGSVFCTCLVLGAFKRTIEVRNETILVYTLPCPAYKLPVQTNPGHDIILGTQFLSAFIATSSAAGAFSLATVFASHALGQLNIMVTWINEFVNQHSKDQNNNARANKIGVIVEHHLRALSLIARIERIMSPICFMEMFKCMLGMCMPSYYILVEWSEHNIQNITAYVLIIISMTCNIFLVCYIGEIIMEKCKKIGDMVYMADWYHLPDQDIINLIMIISRSSMEVKITAGKIIDMSVLTFANIVKTVFGYLNMLCQTTMT from the exons ATGACAGACGACCCTGTAACAGTTGAAAGAAAATTTGGTAGTCTTAGCGAGTACAGCATACAGGTGAACCGATGGATCTTAAAACCAATAGGCGCTTGGCCCTCTTCAAATTCTACTACTAACCGCGAAAAATTCATATCATGGATTTTGAATGAGATTTGTTGGTGCTTTTCATTGTTCACTATAATTCCTGGAGTATTAAACATCCTGCTCGAGAAAGAGGACCTTTACCTCAAACTAAAAATGTTTGGTCCACTTAGTCATTGGTGTGTCGGAGGATTCAATTACGCTGTGTTGTTGCTACGCCAAGGTGACATACATTATTGCATAAAACATATAAGAACCGACTGGAAGACTATAACAAGGTTGGAAGACCAACGAGTAATGTTAAAGAATGCAAAACTCGGTCGCTATATCGCGTGTTTCTGCGCCGCTTTCATGCACGGGAGCGTCTTTTGCACTTGCCTTGTATTAGGAGCATTTAAACGAACCATCGAAGTCAGAAATGAGACCATCCTCGTATATACTTTACCTTGCCCAGCGTATAAACTTCCAGTTCAAACTAATCCAGGACACGACATCATTCTTGGTACACAATTTTTATCAGCATTTATCGCAACATCAAGCGCCGCTGGCGCGTTTAGTCTTGCTACAGTTTTCGCAAGCCATGCTCTTGGTCAGTTAAACATAATGGTAACTTGGATCAACGAATTCGTGAATCAGCATTCGAAAGATCAGAATAATAATGCTCGTGCCAATAAAATAGGTGTAATCGTGGAACATCATTTGAGAGCACTAAG TTTGATCGCACGTATCGAACGTATTATGAGTCCAATATGCTTCATGGAAATGTTCAAATGTATGCTGGGTATGTGCATGCCTAGCTATTACATTCTTGTG GAATGGTCTGAACATAATATTCAGAACATAACTGCATATGTTTTGATAATTATATCTATGACTTGCAACATTTTTTTAGTATGTTACATCGGTGAAATAATAATGGAAAAG TGTAAAAAGATTGGAGACATGGTTTATATGGCAGACTGGTATCATTTGCCTGACCAAGATATCATAAATCTGATTATGATCATTTCTCGGTCTAGCATGGAAGTTAAAATAACTGCGGGAAAGATCATTGACATGTCCGTATTAACATTCGCTAAT ATAGTAAAGACAGTTTTTGGATATCTAAATATGCTATGTCAGACGACGATGACATAA
- the LOC100646456 gene encoding odorant receptor 82a-like, translating to MADELVAAKKKYGNLGEYSIQLSRWYLQPMGAWPNSPSTTRREKILAQISIVICWCIVLFTIVPGFLHIILVKEDIYLKLKTLGPLSHWCVDGFNYAVLLLRQEDINYCIERVRSDWKMITRVQDRHEMWKNAKLGRYVAGFCAGFMQGTMIYTCIVLGAFRRTIKVGNETMDIYTLPCPAYKFAVQTNPTHDIILGTQFLSALVVSSGAAGSFSLATVFASHALGQLNIMVTWVDEFTNQTKQQNKQAQINKIGVIVEHHLRVLSLIARIERIMSPICFMEMFKCMLGMCMPCYYILAEWSEHNVQAMIIYVMVFLSMTFNIFLICYIGEVLKEQCQKVGDMVYMTNWYQLPDKNILSIIMIISRSHMEVKITAGKIITMSVYTFGNVCPFNSLNS from the exons ATGGCAGACGAGCTGGTTGCAGCTAAGAAAAAGTATGGTAATCTCGGTGAATACAGCATACAGTTGAGTCGATGGTATTTACAACCAATGGGTGCTTGGCCCAACTCACCTTCTACCACGAGACGCGAAAAGATCTTAGCGCAAATTTCAATCGTGATCTGTTGGTGCATCGTATTGTTCACAATAGTCCCTGGTTTTCTTCATATAATTCTCGtaaaagaagatatttactTGAAACTCAAGACGCTTGGTCCTTTAAGCCACTGGTGTGTCGATGGGTTCAATTATGCTGTGCTGTTGTTACGTCAAGAGGATATAAATTATTGCATAGAACGTGTGCGGTCCGATTGGAAAATGATAACGAGGGTGCAGGATCGACATGAGATGTGGAAAAACGCGAAACTCGGTCGTTACGTAGCTGGATTTTGCGCAGGTTTCATGCAGGGCACCATGATTTATACTTGCATTGTATTGGGTGCGTTTAGACGGACCATCAAAGTCGGAAACGAAACCATGGACATTTATACTTTACCTTGCCCGGCATATAAATTCGCAGTTCAGACTAATCCGACACACGACATAATCCTCGGTACACAATTCCTGTCGGCACTTGTAGTGAGTTCGGGCGCTGCAGGTTCTTTTAGTCTTGCTACCGTATTTGCAAGCCACGCTCTTGGTCAGTTGAACATAATGGTGACGTGGGTCGACGAATTCACAAATCAGACCAAGCAACAGAATAAGCAGGCCCAGATTAACAAAATCGGTGTAATCGTTGAACATCATCTGAGAGTTCTaag ttTGATAGCACGTATTGAACGTATAATGAGCCCAATATGCTTCATGGAAATGTTCAAGTGTATGCTGGGTATGTGCATGCCCTGCTATTATATACTTGCG GAATGGTCTGAACATAATGTTCAGGCTATGATCATATATGTTATGGTATTTCTATCTATGACTTTCAACATTTTCTTAATATGTTATATCGGTGAAGTACTCAAGGAACAG TGCCAGAAAGTTGGTGACATGGTTTACATGACGAACTGGTATCAGTTGCCTGATAAAAATATCCTTAGTATAATTATGATCATTTCGCGATCTCATATGGAAGTTAAAATAACAGCTGGGAAGATAATTACCATGTCCGTGTACACTTTTGGTAATGTATGTCCTTTTAATTctcttaattcttaa
- the LOC100646577 gene encoding odorant receptor 4-like, which produces MRSSNDVNDHPQNNHYKSDIYHTFQFCHWILKPLGIYFFLHDHVNKFEKIVSVLLIIICCSILQFVIVPFGYYILFYEKDMNMKIKFLGPLAFCVTALFKYGYLGVKSSELGRCVKHVKKNWKMLQDKDHRAIMVRYVTMGRNLITLCAAFMYTGGLSYHTIMPLLSKKKINENITIRPLTYPGYEAFFDIQESPTYEIVYCMHCVYVLVTGNITMAAYSLTAIFTTHACGQIKIQTLRLENLKKDGKALENGIEDHLAVIVSEHVEILRFTKNIEIALQGLFLIEVMLSTLLICLLEYYCMMEWETSDSAAISTYIILLTSFTFNILIYCYVGELLLGQGSEIATALYDIGWYNLPGRKARDIVLVLAISKYPLKLTAGKILVLSMNTFGVVLKSSLVYLNMLRTVTEF; this is translated from the exons ATGCGATCCTCCAACGATGTTAACGATCATCCACAAAATAACCATTACAAAAGCGACATATATCACACATTCCAATTTTGTCATTGGATCTTGAAGCCTTTAGGCATCTACTTTTTCCTGCACGATCACGTGAACAAATTCGAGAAAATAGTGTCTGTGTTGTTAATCATAATTTGCTGTTCAATCTTGCAATTTGTCATCGTGCCATTCGGTTATTATATCTTGTTCTATGAAAAAGACATGAACATGAAAATCAAGTTCTTGGGTCCATTAGCATTTTGTGTAACTGCACTGTTTAAGTACGGTTACCTTGGCGTAAAAAGTTCAGAACTCGGTCGTTGCGTCAAACATGtaaagaaaaattggaagatgCTGCAAGATAAAGATCATCGTGCAATCATGGTTCGATACGTAACGATGGGCAGAAATCTGATCACTTTATGTGCGGCATTTATGTACACCGGTGGCCTGTCTTATCACACTATTATGCCATTACTGTCGAAGAAGAAGATTAATGAGAACATCACGATCAGGCCGCTCACCTATCCTGGCTACGAGGCATTTTTCGATATTCAAGAAAGCCCCACGTATGAAATCGTGTATTGTATGCACTGTGTTTACGTTCTGGTCACAGGTAACATCACGATGGCTGCATATAGTTTGACGGCGATTTTTACTACGCACGCCTGTGGACAGATTAAGATACAAACGTTGAGGCTGGAGAACCTGAAGAAGGATGGGAAGGCGTTGGAAAATGGGATCGAGGATCATCTGGCGGTTATCGTGAGTGAACACGTGGAGATTCTGAG ATTTACGAAAAACATTGAAATTGCATTACAAGGATTATTCTTGATAGAAGTAATGCTGTCTACCTTGCTAATATGCTTACTCGAATATTACTGTATGATG GAATGGGAGACTAGCGATTCAGCCGCGATCTCAACGTATATCATTCTTTTAACTTCTTTCACCTTTAATATACTGATATATTGTTACGTAGGAGAGCTTCTTCTTGGGCAG GGTAGCGAAATCGCGACCGCTTTGTACGATATAGGATGGTATAATCTACCTGGGAGAAAAGCTCGTGACATCGTTCTGGTGCTCGCCATATCGAAATACCCACTGAAACTCACGGCTGGAAAAATACTCGTTCTATCGATGAACACTTTTGGTGTT gtGTTGAAATCGTCGCTAGTTTACCTGAACATGCTGCGAACGGTTACTGAATTCTAA